GCAGCGCCTTGACCGGGCGCAGCGCGAGCAGCGGGCGCAGCCAGCGCATAGCCAGGAGCATGGGCCGGAGCCGCTGCGGGACGGCCGTGTAGACCCGGATATCGCCGATCCCGGTCGTGTGGTACGCGGTGGCGACGTCGCCCCAGGGAATGGTCACCAGGTCGACAGGGCCTTCGCCCAGGTCCTCGCGGCGCCGTTTCCAGGCCACGGGCACGCGCACCAGCCGGCCGCCCCGGCGCACGCGTCCGCCCTCGTGTGCGTGCTCGATCATGGTGGTCATGGTGCCGCGCGAGATGCGCCCGCCGCCCTGGAAGGCGAGCCGCAGGCGCGTGGCCGTCGGGAGCCGCCGCTGGAGGTGGGCGGCCAGACAGTCGGAGGGGACCACGTCGAAGCCGACGCCCGGCAGCAGCATGATGCCCGCCACCCGCGCCTCCGCGTCGCGGGCGGCGAGCGCCTCGAACACCCCGAGCTCCCCGGTAATATCCAGGTAGTGTACACGGCTGCGCAGGCAGGCCTTGGCCATGGGTGCTGACGTGCGGAAAAACGGGCCGGCGCAGTGCAGCACGAGCGGCAGGCCGCGCAGCGCGGCATCGAGTGCGCTCGGGTCGGCGAGCGGCGCGACGCGGTGCTCGAGCCCGAGCTCAGCGGCCTGCCGGGCCAGGGTGTCTGCGCTGCGGCCGGCCAGGACCGGGCGGAGCCCGCGGCGCACGGCCTCCCGCGCGATCAGCGCGCCCGTGTAGCCGGTCGAGCCGTAGAGGAGGAACACTTTTTCCGGGCCGGGCTAGCCTCCGCGGCCGTGGCCGGTGGGGCCTCGTCCTTCTTAAGTTGAGCCAATCAGGCGCGGACCAGTTGCGGCAGGTGCTCGAAATGCTGGTCCCGGGCGTACAGTGCCAGATCGTGCTGAAGGACGAGGGCCGCAATCCACATGTCGTTGGTTGGAATGGGCGTCCCTTGCCTCCGGAGCTGTCGATAGACGGATGCATAATGATGCGTGGTCTGCTCGTCGGCGAAGATCACTGAGACGCCCTCCTTCATGAGGAAGCGTCGCAGAGTGCGCTCGTTACTCGCTCCCCTGGAGCCAACCGCAAAGCCACCCCGCAGCTCGCCCACCACCACAAATGGGACGTAGATGGATTCGGCGTTCTCCAGGGTCGCGACGACCTCCGAGACCCCGCGGCAGAAGTCCACGTACCGATTGGTATCAAGCGCGAGTCTCACGACCAAAGCGACGCATCGATGCGGTCATGCTCGGCCAGCGCGGCGTCGAATTCCGGATCCTCGTGCCAGGTGCCGGCGAGGTCCCGGAGGTCGCGATGGCGCATCGGCTGCTCCGCCAAACCGACGGCGCGGGCCAGGGCCCGAATTGCGACCTCGTTCAGGCTCTTGCCCTCGCGGCGGGCCAGAGCGCGCAGCGCACGGTCGACCGCAGTGGGAATATTGCGCAGCGTGTATTGCATGCATATAATGTAGGCAGCGCATGCCTCGCATGCAACCCGCGGCCAGGGCGGCTGCTCGAGCAGCGGCGTGCGGGCCTGAGCCTGCTTGCACGATTGCCGACCCCTGCTGCTATATTCGTACCGGGAGAGCCCTACCCCTGACCCGAGTTTCTGACAATGCGTGCTCAACCCTGTCGACACCGACTCCCCGCCGTGCAAATCGTGCTTGCACTGGCAGCGTGCGCCGGCGACTCGGGGCCCAGCGAGCCCACGACCCCGAGGGCGACCCAGATCGCCGCGGTCTCCGGAGACGCGCAGAGCGGCACCGTGGGTGCCGCGCTTGCCAGCGCGATCGTGGTCAAGGTCACGGACGCGCGCGGCACGGGCGTAAGCGGGACCGCCGTCACGTTTGCGGCGGTCTCGGGCGGCGGCTCGATTTCCCCGAGCTCTGCGACCAGCGATGCTTCCGGTCTGGCGTCCGCCACCTGGACGCTAGGCACGACGCCGATCACGAACACCGCCACCGCCTCCGCCGCCGGGCTGTCGGGGTCGCCGGTCACGTTCACTGCCAGCGCCCGCGCGGGAGCGCCGGCACAGTTGACCAAGGTCAGAGGCGACACCCAGATGGGCGCCGTCAACGGCGCGCTTACGGACTCACTGGTGGTGAGGGCGACCGACAGCTTCGGCAACGCCGTCGCCGGCGCGGCCGTGAGCTGGGCGGCCACGGCGGGCGGCGGGTCCGTGAGCCCGGCCAGCAGCAGCACGGATGCCAGCGGCCAGGCGAAGACGCGCTGGACGCTGGGCACGGGCGTGACCCAGACGGCCACGGCCTCGGCTGCCGGCGTCACAGCCGTCACCTTCACGGCGGCGCTGCCCGCCTGGCGCGTCTTCCACGGCAATCCGCAGCACACGGGGCAGGCGCTGGTGAACGGGCCGCAGGCAGCCACGCTGCGCTGGAGGTACACGGCCGCGGGCATCACGGAAGGCACCGGCTTCAACAGCATGGCGGTGGATCGGCTGGGCAACGTGTACGTCAACGGCGGGAACAAGGTCTCAGCGCTCAGCTCGGGCGGGCAGGTGCTCTGGACGACCAGCATGCCGGGCATTGGCGCCACTGCGCTGTCGAACGACGAGACCACGGTCTATGCGGTGGGCGGCGGCACGCTTCGCGCCCTCAGTGCAGCCACGGGACAGCCGATATGGAGCTACACGGTGCCGACGCCGTCGCTGGGGATCTTCGGCGAGCCCAACGTCGCGTCCGACGGGACCA
The sequence above is a segment of the Gemmatimonadota bacterium genome. Coding sequences within it:
- a CDS encoding saccharopine dehydrogenase NADP-binding domain-containing protein, with product MFLLYGSTGYTGALIAREAVRRGLRPVLAGRSADTLARQAAELGLEHRVAPLADPSALDAALRGLPLVLHCAGPFFRTSAPMAKACLRSRVHYLDITGELGVFEALAARDAEARVAGIMLLPGVGFDVVPSDCLAAHLQRRLPTATRLRLAFQGGGRISRGTMTTMIEHAHEGGRVRRGGRLVRVPVAWKRRREDLGEGPVDLVTIPWGDVATAYHTTGIGDIRVYTAVPQRLRPMLLAMRWLRPLLALRPVKALQQCVVRAGPPGPTDEERARGRSLLWGEVSDDASRRAVSRMRGPDGYTMTVLTALACVQRVLAGQAPPGFQTPARAYGPDLILEIEGVTREDVE
- a CDS encoding type II toxin-antitoxin system VapC family toxin; translation: MRLALDTNRYVDFCRGVSEVVATLENAESIYVPFVVVGELRGGFAVGSRGASNERTLRRFLMKEGVSVIFADEQTTHHYASVYRQLRRQGTPIPTNDMWIAALVLQHDLALYARDQHFEHLPQLVRA
- a CDS encoding PQQ-binding-like beta-propeller repeat protein — protein: MGAALASAIVVKVTDARGTGVSGTAVTFAAVSGGGSISPSSATSDASGLASATWTLGTTPITNTATASAAGLSGSPVTFTASARAGAPAQLTKVRGDTQMGAVNGALTDSLVVRATDSFGNAVAGAAVSWAATAGGGSVSPASSSTDASGQAKTRWTLGTGVTQTATASAAGVTAVTFTAALPAWRVFHGNPQHTGQALVNGPQAATLRWRYTAAGITEGTGFNSMAVDRLGNVYVNGGNKVSALSSGGQVLWTTSMPGIGATALSNDETTVYAVGGGTLRALSAATGQPIWSYTVPTPSLGIFGEPNVASDGTIYFGSWDRHVYALTSGGTLKWRYQTDGSIAPLASPALSPDEQTIYVGTGDPNSTPGGSLVAIRSDGTLRWQVKLDNARVSGAAVGRDGKVYATGSGRLHAFNADGSRVWESGPDVAGSLAPSLSTGGVIVSGTSRDGKVYGINASTGQTLWSYQTGQNPNYNPTNPHQPQYGVLVTPVFGREGTVYVGAIDGVMYAFSSAGSLLWRYQTGNSLNEACPAIGPDGTLYFGSADAYLYALKSP